A region of Papaver somniferum cultivar HN1 unplaced genomic scaffold, ASM357369v1 unplaced-scaffold_160, whole genome shotgun sequence DNA encodes the following proteins:
- the LOC113337541 gene encoding uncharacterized protein LOC113337541: MHNEVLGNNNARAPGKKKIPETNYEKDNKGKYPKEKRVKNVDSYSHVPYSCGDNNPRGRGQRGHRGRGHGHEGHGCGGHGRGGHSNTWSKDVTSGPSGRGNTVEKTHKNSMSKKVENENAPCYRCGISGHWYQQCKASAKVAASYKKYRESIDQEANCVEEHDHASDVNFTISDFQGNKNHALMETPDFD; encoded by the coding sequence ATGCATAATGAAGTTCTAGGAAACAACAATGCTAGAGCCCCCGGGAAGAAGAAAATTCCCGAGACTAACTATGAAAAGGATAACAAGGGAAAATACCCCAAAGAAAAGAGGGTTAAAAATGTTGATTCATATTCTCATGTTCCATACTCATGTGGGGATAATAACCCACGTGGAAGAGGACAAAGGGGTCATCGTGGAAGGGGCCATGGGCATGAGGGCCATGGGTGTGGAGGCCATGGACGTGGAGGCCATTCAAATACCTGGTCTAAAGATGTTACTTCTGGACCTAGTGGTAGGGGCAATACTGTTGAAAAAACACATAAGAACTCCATGTCTAAGAAGGTCGAGAATGAGAATGCACCTTGTTACAGGTGTGGAATCTCCGGACATTGGTACCAGCAATGCAAAGCTAGTGCCAAAGTAGCAGCCAGCTATAAAAAGTACCGGGAATCTATAGATCAAGAAGCTAATTGTGTGGAAGAACATGATCATGCCTCAGATGTCAACTTCACCATTTCAGACTTCCAGGGAAACAAGAACCATGCCCTTATGGAAACACCTGACTTTGATtga
- the LOC113337542 gene encoding uncharacterized protein LOC113337542: MSKTEYIRPEFGLLDIDGLEYHLWMDDVKIAFVAKECTHTITPSTEKDSSPTTEKQKAEALRYLKAHIDPNLLWGYQHIMCLKELWDALASRFGSIEDFLLPRLNEQWNDIRFLDYVKVGDFQRDMLKLQAHLNFCGIKLTDKDMIQKTLSTFPLSFVILANQ, encoded by the coding sequence ATGAGCAAGACGGAATATATCCGACCAGAGTTTGGACTGTTGGATATAGATGGACTTGAGTATCACCTATGGATGGATGATGTGAAGATCGCTTTTGTAGCAAAAGAATGCACCCACACCATCACACCCTCTACTGAGAAAGATTCTTCCCCAACAACTGAAAAACAAAAGGCTGAAGCCCTCCGATATTTGAAGGCACATATTGACCCTAATCTCCTTTGGGGATACCAACACATAATGTGTCTTAAAGAACTATGGGATGCACTAGCAAGCCGTTTTGGGAGCATTGAGGATTTCCTTCTCCCACGGTTGAATGAACAGTGGAATGACATTCggtttcttgattatgtgaaggTAGGTGATTTCCAAAGAGATATGCTTAAGCTACAGGCACACCTCAATTTCTGTGGGATAAAACTTACAGATAAAGATATGATTCAAAAGACATTGTCTACATTCCCTTTGTCATTTGTTATTCTAGCCAACCAATAG
- the LOC113337543 gene encoding beta-D-glucosyl crocetin beta-1,6-glucosyltransferase-like — protein MDSSKEEDYRKRIRVLMFPWLAHGHISPFLELAKRLSSKNFYIYFCSTPINLSSIEHQLIDRDRNQTRSIEIVELSLPSLPNFPPHYHTTKSLPHHLMSTLKKALDLSSPSFNNLLCTIQPDILIYDFIQPWAPTQASHLNIPAIQLLTTGAAFTSFFAHLVKKHPDTKFPFPSIFLYDHEERKVTKESSFSDDSEDRERVFQCIDRSTDIVLINTFKEIEEKYLDYLSSTIGKELVPVGPLLQNPTNSTGCDHEQENKYRELLVNKENSSVVFVSFGTEYFMSKAEIQEVAYGLELSEVNFIWVIRFPGDHKERDGIGQALPKGFMERIAEKGLVVENWAPQEKLLGSGKIGGFVSHCGWNSVLESMKYGVPIIAMPLHLDQPINARLVVEIGLGVEVKRDADGKLDRREIGEVIRKVVMGKEGQEVQGKAKEMSHKMRCKGDEDIDVLAEKLRLCNKERIPKQQ, from the coding sequence ATGGAttcatcaaaagaagaagattataGAAAAAGAATTCGAGTTCTAATGTTTCCATGGTTAGCTCATGGACATATATCTCCATTCTTAGAACTAGCTAAAAGACTTTCTTCAAAGAACTTCTACATTTATTTTTGTTCTACACCCATAAATCTATCTTCCATAGAACACCAACTCATCGATCGTGACCGCAATCAAACAAGGTCGATCGAAATAGTAGAACTTAGTCTTCCTTCACTTCCAAATTTTCCACCTCATTACCATACAACAAAATCACTCCCACACCATCTGATGTCAACTTTGAAAAAAGCCTtagatttatcatcaccatctttCAATAACCTTCTTTGTACCATCCAACCGGACATACTTATATACGACTTCATACAACCATGGGCTCCAACTCAAGCTTCTCACTTAAACATCCCGGCAATTCAGTTGTTAACAACTGGTGCAgcttttacttctttctttgctcACCTCGTTAAGAAACACCCAGACACCAAGTTCCCATTTCCTTCGATTTTTCTCTATGATCACGAAGAACGTAAAGTTACCAAGGAAAGTTCTTTTTCCGACGACAGTGAAGATAGAGAACGCGTCTTTCAATGTATCGACAGATCAACtgacatagttttgatcaatactTTTAAAgagattgaagaaaaatatttggattATCTCTCGTCTACAATAGGAAAAGAGTTGGTACCAGTAGGACCTCTTCTTCAAAACCCTACTAATAGTACTGGTTGCGATCATGAGCAAGAAAACAAGTATAGAGAATTGCTTGTTAACAAAGAGAATTCTTCAGTGGTATTTGTTTCATTTGGTACGGAGTATTTCATGTCAAAAGCAGAGATACAAGAAGTTGCTTATGGGTTAGAGCTCAGCGAAGTGAACTTCATATGGGTTATCAGGTTTCCTGGTGATCATAAGGAACGGGATGGTATAGGTCAAGCCTTGCCAAAAGGATTTATGGAGAGGATTGCTGAGAAAGGATTAGTTGTAGAAAATTGGGCGCCTCAAGAAAAATTATTAGGGAGTGGTAAAATTGGTGGATTTGTCAGTCATTGTGGATGGAATTCGGTGTTGGAGAGTATGAAATATGGTGTTCCAATAATAGCCATGCCACTGCATCTTGATCAACCAATAAATGCAAGATTGGTGGTGGAGATTGGCTTAGGAGTTGAGGTTAAGAGGGATGCAGATGGGAAGTTGGATAGAAGAGAGATTGGAGAAGTGATTAGAAAGGTAGTGATGGGAAAAGAAGGACAGGAAGTACAAGGGAAAGCCAAAGAAATGAGTCACAAAATGAGATGCAAGGGAGATGAAGATATTGATGTGTTGGCGGAGAAATTAAGGCTTTGTAACAAAGAAAGAATACCAAAACAACAGTGA
- the LOC113337544 gene encoding centrosomal protein of 55 kDa-like, translated as MRSRALDSLVTFSADDFLSQESSVLLNASMNLYLQQHSACMNQEVNRHMASLVEIRLVREKAKKDEAQIKFLTNELQEEKEHSIKQSQKMENLLTRCMQRQANASEASASLEDIRAENLNFVTQNDCYVSENQILNEKVETLFSQVDRLSIDCSRNEELNYHLHDENGRLKLEFQRVSNSLTNSRNLHSSSLVAYRRLKEDNERVINSKDKIVADLRKSRNKVTGLNEEIHYLKKKVELLQAQLDNSSRPRSIKSSSQAQSADSRKNKGALVIHPDKDTSNSDHERHKSQVLRLSQERDEFRTEVSRLKNEVSDLNTDMDEMIETSAKRCSLMTSKPKDDRIISCEEEGINEDEEERKIDEAKVEEEDSKGASASNGVGLSGAGDVISEDVPLQQQP; from the exons ATGAGGTCTCGTGCCTTAGACTCTCTGGTGACTTTTAGTGCTGATGACTTCCTTTCTCAAGAATCATCCGTACTGCTAAATGCCTCCATGAACTTGTATCTTCAACAACATTCAGCTTGTATGAACCAG GAGGTCAACCGTCACATGGCCAGCCTCGTGGAAATTAGACTTGTTCGCGAGAAAGCAAAAAAGGACGAGGCTCAAATAAAATTTTTGACGAATGAGCTTCAAGAGGAAAAGGAGCATTCCATCAAGCAGAGTCAGAAGATGGAGAATCTTCTAA CTCGATGCATGCAACGCCAAGCAAATGCCTCCGAAGCATCCGCCTCGCTAGAAGATATTCGTGCTGAGAATCTGAACTTCGTGACCCAGAATGATTGTTATGTTTCTGAGAACCAGATTTTGAATGAGAAGGTCGAGACTCTCTTTTCGCAAGTGGACCGCCTGTCTATCGATTGCTCTCGTAACGAGGAACTAAATTATCATCTTCACGACGAGAATGGGCGCCTTAAGCTTGAATTTCAACGGGTCAGCAATTCCCTCACTAATTCGAGGAATCTTCATTCCTCGTCATTAGTTGCCTATAGGAGACTGAAAGAAGATAACGAGCGCGTGATCAATAGTAAAGATAAAATTGTGGCTGATCTTCGCAAATCTCGTAACAAGGTAACTGGTTTAAACGAAGAGATTCACTATCTGAAGAAGAAAGTGGAACTTCTTCAAGCTCAGCtagataactcatctcgtccgAGGTCTATCAAATCTTCCTCTCAAGCCCAATCCGCAGATTCTCGCAAAAACAAGGGTGCTCTTGTCATTCATCCTGACAAAGATACCTCGAATTCCGATCATG AGCGCCATAAGAGCCAAGTCCTTCGCCTTTCCCAGGAAAGAGATGAGTTTCGCACAGAGGTTTCTCGCCTCAAAAATGAAGTCAGTGATTTGAACACTGATATGGATGAGATGATTGAAACTTCTGCGAAG AGGTGTTCTCTGATGACGAGCAAACCAAAGGATGATAGGATCATCTCTTGCGAAGAAGAGGGGATCAACGAAGATGAAGAGGAGCGGAAGATCGACGAAGCGAAGGTCGAGGAGGAGGATTCCAAGGGTGCCTCTGCTAGTAATGGTGTTGGCCTTAGTGGAGCGGGTGATGTTATTTCTGAAGACGTACCTCTTCAGCAACAACCttag